A genomic region of Glycine max cultivar Williams 82 chromosome 15, Glycine_max_v4.0, whole genome shotgun sequence contains the following coding sequences:
- the LOC106796079 gene encoding uncharacterized protein, whose protein sequence is MFCLSHLENGCSGVFVMVVSSRSPKTLWRVVGLNGTLQVERGFQGQHGYLVSFYGTDGQNKSSFFPFSGVTEELKAFINDVSENTLKIQTNLNRVLFSSPTYFLLC, encoded by the exons ATGTTTTGCCTTAGTCATTTGGAGAATGGATGTTCAGGAGTGTTTGTAATGGTTGTCTCCTCCAGATCCCCCAAG ACCTTATGGCGAGTTGTTGGCTTGAATGGAACCCTGCAAGTTGAGCGTGGATTCCAAGGACAACATGGTTACCTA GTTTCATTTTATGGTACcgatggacaaaacaaaagctCCTTTTTCCCTTTCAGTGGAGTAACTGAAGAATTAAAGGCTTTTATTAATGATGTATCTGAAAACACCCTCAAG ATTCAAACCAACCTGAACAGGGTGCTATTCTCTAGtccaacttattttctcttatgtTGA